From the Melanotaenia boesemani isolate fMelBoe1 chromosome 9, fMelBoe1.pri, whole genome shotgun sequence genome, the window CCGCCATGGTCAGAGCTGACTGTTGTTGCTGCTCCGATGCATTCAGCGCTGGTTTATCATATCCGTTTATGAATGCAGGCTGAGTGGAGGAAAGCCAACCCCACCACCGCGTCACGTCAGGTCTCGTACAAACTGGTGCCAAGCTTCGTCGGGAGTCGCTCTGGCTAGTACTGCAATGTGTAGGTGGAAGGAGTTTTCAAAGGGATTTAAGGTAGCTATGTGGTGTCGCTCATTATGCAATATCGCTTTCGTAGATCACTGACTTTGACTTGTTGAGCTAGCTTAGCTAGCTAATCCTAGTTACGAGTGCTTACAACCAACACTGTCGATTGAAGACATGCTTCTGTGGGCGTAAATTTGTCACCAGTTGTGAATGAGTTGACAACTGCTCGTGCAGAGTTTACTGAATGGAGTCTACCAGACACAGGTCATGTAGCCCCAAAAGTTACTTCTCTCTCCCAGATGTCAACCTGAAACTATAGGGCCAAGATTGGGACACAAAATTAGCAGAGACGCGCAAAACGACCCAAGTAGACACAAATTGATCAAATTGgggcagaataaataaataaataaaatgaacacaaagaaaCTGTTCAGGAGTCTTTAAAAGCTTGGATAATTAACAAAATGATGCATGATAAACCATAAAGAAATccataataatgtaaaatattatttgcgGTTGATTTTGTGCTTTAAGTTGGTTTTGGGTCTCAGATTTGCTGACACGGATATCTGAAGGCTAGTTTAATTTAagcatttaaacttttatttgttataatatCAAactttttggggaaaaaagtaaCTCTCTTGTATAGTTAATTTTTTTAGGTGAGCTAATTAACTCTTTCCAAAGAGCTCGCATTTATATTACAAAGAGTCATATTAAAATTCATTGCAAATAATTGTATAGTACCACCCAACAACAAATAATGCTGTAATAGTTTAAAATGAACAGAAGTTTTCATATGGTTGGGTCTTACCTAACAGACCCAACCTTTGCAGTATGATtaattggaaaataaaaaatagtatgGTCACTCCTCCAAACACAGTTTGTGAAATATGTACTTATTCATACAGTATAAACATCCGTTTTAATGCTCTGTTGGTGGCATTTTGCTTAGATTCCCCAAATGCAGTGTCTATATTATAGTGTAACCCAACATTTAGAGAAAATaccatatttatttaatcacatCCCAATATATCCACTGGATGAACACACTAAGATtctttttcctccctctctttcaAGGTGGTGCTTCTTTTGGCTGGGTCTAATCTTCTTTACTGATAGCAGCAGTGAACCTGAAAGAAAGTCAGGTATGCAATAAATAATGATGTGTTCTTCTTATAAAAGGTAATGCatcttattcttttttcttataatGATTATCTCAAAGTTATCAAACTTTAACAGATAAGAACATGGAGTAGCTTTGCTTACATGTGACCTTGAAAAGCATCAATAACAAGACACAAACTATTgctgtttgtgttaaaaaatataatagcCATTAAATGGCAGATTAGAATGGAATTAGGGGGGAAATGTTTCCTCTATGACACAATTGGTGAGTTGTGCAGTAACTTCTGGGTAAAATGTGTGATCCTTCTGATGCACTGCAAACGTAGTCTTAGGAAGAAGCAAAGAATTTAGAAACATCTGGAAATTGTGTGTTGAGGCTGAACGCAGATGCACTTTGTGTGGAAGGAGGGAATGAACTTTTCAGCTGGACTGCAGGTCCCTGAAGGCCCAGGAGGAGCAGGAACATGTTAGCTGTGGAACAGGTTCTGCACCAATATGAATGGTTAAGTCTTGTTATTAAGTGTTCTACTTAAAAATAGTCAGCATTTGTAATTGATGATGTTTCTACAGTTGGGTCTTTTTCAATGAGTCTCAAGAGTTTAAGCATCAGCTTGATTTGCTGGTCAGGATACTTTGAAATGATTGTTGTCTTTCAGTTGAGTGCTAAAGGGGGACAGGATTAAATTGCTCATAATATcagcaatatttattttacatgttttatgcatattaaacacacaaaagaagtAACTTTAATTTCAGTGGTTCTGTGTATTCATTAGAAATTAACATAATATCAATGTTGCTTAGAATTTAAATTGAATGATCAAAGTATTAAAGAACAAATCAGTATAGTCTACTTATAAAGTGCAGCTCACCAAGCCCAGATTTAGAAATGTGACAACAGTAGAATCCATATTGTTTAGCTCAAACCTGTGGTAAGAAAGTGATCATGAAACCACGCTGGGCagtttttctgctgtctgacccacaGCAAATGCTGATCTGATATTGCACAGCGTTTGAAGAAACTGACTCTGCTTTACATGCATAGACAAAGAACAAGTACAGTTTGTGTCAGGAGGTCCTATATTATCCAAAAAATATCCTCtataaaggttaaaaacaagaaaagaacatCACTGAGTTGTTTggttcaggagggaaaaaatTACACAGATGTTAAATTCTCATATTTAACGTCACTTTTCTGCAAAGATAACATTACAGATCTTGTGATTCCCcaacaaaaaaagcagtttCTTGTCATTaactttcttcttttccctcaGTTGGTCATAGTCTTCAgagacctttaaaaaaagggcTCCTCTTTGCAAACCCATTTCTCGGGCTTGTGTATAGAAATGTGCATATCGTTGGGTTCAGAGTCATTTCTTCTGAAGAGTTTGCAGGATTTCTCCTGATCATTGCGACTGTTTAATCTTGGTCCTATTAAATTATTCTTGTTGCTATCAATCTCTCCATCACTGGTTTGCTTTTTTGAAATGAGATGCATAGTATGCTGTGGATTTATCCTCTTTTTAGCTACTTTCTGTTTCACCTTTGAGGATGCCAGGGGAAACATTGAGTCAGCATCGGGCAATAATGGACTTTTGATGTTAGAATATGGCATATCTTGGTAGGTGTCAATCGTATCCTCAATTTTTAGTGTGCTCCTGTTGGTGGGACAATGTTCTCCTTTCGTGCTTTCACGTTTTATGTCAGCAGCCCCTTGACTGTTACTGTCCTCTGTTTTATTGGTTTCATTTTTGTTGTCTTCACTTAGATGTGTTGGGTATTTAGAACATGGTGTGAAGGTGTCGTATTTAATACCCTCCTCATTTGTCTCCTGGTGTTTTTTCTCATGGCTTCTCTTGGTGGCAAGGTAGAGAAAACGCTGGGGACAGAAGGAGCAACGGTATTTCTTCTCTGGGTTGGGGCTCCGGGGGGTATCATCAAAGCAGGAGCCATTTTCCATGCAGCTGTTGCAGATGTAATCGCCACCAGTAGGTGCTTCACCTGGGGGACCTTGTTTACCACAGGTCCGGCAAAAATAGGGATGAGAACCAATAATATGAGCTCTCAGACCAGTCTCTGTGATAAAGGAGCTGTCACAGATGTCACAGTTATAGGCGGCCCTCGGGCTGCAGTTCCTGCTAAGACTGTGTTTTAGCCCTGCGCTGCCACCTGAGATGCTCTCTTCTGTCAGAAAACTAGATATATCAAGGTGGGCCTCACTGGCAGCAGATCTGTCTGCAAATAAATGAGGATACTGGCGAAACATagcttttctgtgtttgtttctaagcttctttcttttctttttggctttATATGAATAGTAGGGACGCCAAAGCTGATCAGCCTTGTCACAGTCATTGTTGTCATTGCACGTCTCCGGTTGTTTGGAGGCAGATACTTCTGGTCGGAGGCGAAGCCTGGGACTCTCTGAGTTTGCCTTTGTTGGAGGACACTGACTTGAGCTCTGTTCCTCACCCAGTTCTCTgatcctctttttcttccttgGGAAGAGCTTTGATCCTTTGAATTGGCGGCGGATGATGGCTTCATTGCCTATTTTCACTGTTATCTGACATAGCGGTATTGCATCATTGTCCACAGATGGACCCTGGCACGCAGGCTTGGCGATATacgtctctgttttctctcctaCTGCTTTATTGTGTACCAGGTTCTCAGTGCTCGATTGGAGTATCTTCTTGGTCATATCCTCGACTATTTTTGCAGAAGCTGACAGCTCTCCTAATTTCTTAACAGTGTTCATTGAGTTTAAGAATGGAAGGTTATGACTAATGTGCTCTGAGTTGATTTGCATTGATGGATCCTCTTTGTAACCTGCAGGAGACTCTGAGAAAATACTGTCACAGTTATCAGTGTGTGGAATTTCAGCCTCTTTTCCTTTGCTTCCACGAATTTCCAATTCACTGTTCAGACTTTGGTCTATGTTTGGCAGCTTGTCAATGCATATACGAGGCATGACAGGAGAAACCATCTTTGTCGTTGCCATGAATGTCAGGGGGAATGAAGTTGTGTCAGAATGGCTGATCAGAGCATTATGCTCAAATGGAGGGATAAGTGAATTGCTCTCCAGTGAAGATGGATCACCTCTTTCAACCCTATCTGAGTACGTATGACTGTATGTCTTGTATTGTCTCTTTCTGAACTTCATGGGGAGCAGCCTGTAAAGCTTGATTGGATAAACACTGGCTTTCACTCCTCCGTTGGCAGATTTCTTCTTAACAGCTAGACTAGGATCAATGCCGTGAAAAGACTTTTGGTGGTTCTTCAGGATATAATACGTCATGAATGTCTCCAGGCAGAAAATGCACTGATAACGGCGTTCACCTGTGTGCCAGATTTCGTGCTTAGTGCGATACTCTGCCAACGCAAACACTTTGTTACAATAATGACAGGGGTAGGCTCTCTGCCAGGAATGTACATTCTCGTGCCGTTTTAAGCTGGATAAGGTGACATAGACCCGTTTGCACATGCTGCAGTTGTATCTTCTCTGACTACCCCCTGGCCTGACTGTCTTCTCACTCTCTTGAGGCTCTGGTTGGTCCAAATGAATGGACTCTGGTGTGTAAGGACTGGAGAGGTCGGCTGAGGGAAGCTGTGTCACAGTGCTCGTGATGTCTGATCTGTCATCTGTACAGTGGTCCACCTCTTTGCCTGAAATATCCCTGGCATCTAGTTTAGGCGGGTCTCTTACAGCCTTTGGACACATCTGTTCGTGGTTCCGAAGCCGTTTGAGGTGAATGAATTTTCTGTGACAAAACTTGCAGAACAAGTGACTAACAAAGCGCTTTTTATGTAATTCTGAGTGAATGGTGAGAAGAGctttatttgaaaatatctCTGGACAGAGCTCACAGCTGTAGATTGAAATGCTGTCCTCTGGGTGAGGTGAAAGGGGCGGTGGACCTAACTCCATCTGAGAGCTGTCACTGGCTGTGGGTAACCCTGTATTCATTTTGTTCTCTGTTTCTGCCTCTGAAAAAAGTGGAGGTGGTGTCATCTTGGTTTCAGGTGCTGCAATGACATCATCGCTAATCGCAGACTTTACCATGTTTGGTTTATCTGTTTGTAGTTCTGCTGGCATAGGAAGTATACTTCTACCCAAAATGCCTCTCAGTTTATGTCGCTTTTTGAGTGGGCCTGTATTCCTGTAAATGAATTGCTTTGACTGTGACACAGCTGGCTTACAGACCTTCTTGTTATCCCCCTGACTGCTTTCTTTGCCTTCAGTGGATTTGCTTACTGCATATGAGTGTTCTGAAATGGCGTGGGTCGTCTCGTTGCTCCCTTTGAGACAGGACGTTGTGGGACAACTTGTTGGGAGTTGTCCCACATCTGGCGACTGTCTGTCCTTATCTGTTTGAACCAGAGGGGTGAAAGGATTGTTCCCAGGACATACTTCAGTGATAGAGAAGGCGTTAGTAATGCGAGGTCCTCTTGCAGTGTCTATCTCCTCAGGCCTTAAAGCttccctctttgtttttttacacactAGGGCAGCACATGAGTCTGAAGATTTAATGCATTCATCTCGGTTCGCTTCTTCTGCAAGCCTTTCTAAAAAAGGAATTCCAAGTCTTTTGCCCGCTGCTACAAGGCCCCCTGTGTCCTCAGCACTGGGTGATGTCAGCTTTGAGCAGTATATAAAGTTGAGGATACTGGCAAAAACCTCTGACTTTAGGTCCATAAGCTCCAGTACTTGGCTGGAGCTCCATGTGTCAGAGGTAGTCAGAGCGCTCCTGAAGTACCTGCTGCAGGCTGCTAGGATGTTCTTGTGGGCCCGAAATTTTACATCCTCCACCACAATAGTAACATCACAGAAGAGGCCTTGTGAGCGCTGCTCATTGAGCTTGCTTAGTACAGTGTAAGGGTGTGTGTTATCCATCAGGTTCTAATGTACGGGAAGACCACAGTCatctaaaagaaaagacaacagaTATTAGCATCAGATTATaaggaaacagagaaaatcaGTTTCTTTTAGACTCCTAATTGTATGCATTTTCTCTGGAAAATAGCATTTCCCATGTTTTAACAGTAGATGGCAGTAATATCCTGACAGATCAGCTCCAAAGTCAACAGTCTGTTTATCAGCTCTGCCTCATAAACTCAAAATCATTTCATGTAAGAAGTTGCTTCATAAAGATCAGGTCACATACTGAGTTTAACTCAACCTATAAGACCATCCCAATGTAAATATGTTGTAAagtgcttgtgtttttttttaaaactagtttAAAGTTGCGCCATTTATAACGGATGCCATTACTTAATGATCCTATTTCGCATGTAAAGGTTCATCAATCTCCTTACAAGATTAacttaatgtatttttaaaagctCTCATCGTAATATTGTTGATATCTTGACCTGAAAACCATCTTTACCTCTACAATGTAGGGGAATGATCACTTTGAGGAAGGGATTTGTATTTGAGAGGATAATCTGTTAAATTCTAGCTATCAGTAAATATGCAGGAAGGCATGTTAGTGTCAACAATGAACTCTTGAATTCTGCATTAGAGTTGTTTAGACTGAGCACTACTATAAGAGTATGTTGCTGCTACAGAGATAATCaggaaatgtgctttttttcttgtgtcTGTCACAAACGGTTGTTGCTGACCTAGAATCATGTCTTGGATGTAGTGACCTAACGTATGGTGCTCAGCTTTAATGCTTTCAGTTTGTAGTTTCCTATCTGCTCCTCTGATGTCACTCTTTCCGTTGGAAATATCCTGTCATGAACaactcaagtttttttttcttgctttaacAGATGCGCTGGCAATCTTGTAAATTATAGACtttaattttcaaattaaataaatgataatttgTCCAGCTGTGCAGGAGGAGGCATACAGCTGTCAAAGCAAATCTCTTCTCAGTGCCTGGGTTTATGATGAAAATGCCAAGCTGATATTTATGTGAAGATGAGTCATCCTCTTCcttctttaattttcttccaGTCTGGCAGTGAAAGCATCCTTACATTTGCAGCCCAGAAAGTTGCTGTTGACTATTAAAAACTTCAGTAATGACCGATGAGGAAAATAGTAGCCAGCAAGACCATTAATATGATGTAATATAGTAAACTATTGTGGCTTTGAAAAGCAGATACTCTCTCTGTTGACTTGTGTATCACTTTCTAgttaatctaaattaaaaacattttgtaaattccccctgggatgaataaagtatttttcatgtatttacaggggaaaaaaaaaaaaaaaactcctgacaGACAAACCAGTCAGGGATTGACCAAACCAGCATTGGTAGATATGTTTGATTTTATGGTAAACTGGTGTGACCTTTAATCAGTAACTCTTAGAGGAAGTtgagtttcatttatttaaaagaagatGCATGATGTTTAAACTTATAACAGAGTCGTGCTATCTGAGTCTGCACTGAGTCATTTGCATCTTTGTACCGTGCTGACCGTATCTGTTATCTTACATTGGTAAGAGATGAATCATCACACCTATATCCCTGCTATTTTAAGGCTTGGCTTTAGCTACAAAGTCATGGCTTTTATGGTATTAGTAgttctttttatctttacagCTTCAGTAAAAAGTCAGACAATTACTGCAGAAGATCTTTTAGCTAAATGTTGATATATTTAGTGTCTCAGCTGTAAAATAGTTCTCACTTGATGGTGAAGAGAGGAAGGATTAATTTTGTTTGGTCCAAAATCAGATTCAGGCTGTTTTGTCTAAtatcatttcatgtttttagatattttctttCCTGAATGCACCACATTTACATAGTTGgcctaaataaacatataataaCGTTATTGTAAAGAAATGGCTGGTAATTATCACTGATGCCATTTCATTTTCCTTCTAGTATTCAAATATTTCCTTTACTTGTTTCCATTCTGTGATCATGCAACAAATGCAATATGGCCGCCGTTCTTTAAAGCCTCAGACCACTGAAAACACAACCACCCTCCTGCCCTCTATCTCAGACGGGcctctgttgtcatggcaacatgcTATGGCGCAGCACTTATTGGGATTCAGCTGGATGGCAATTGACTGTTTTAGCAGTCCGTGTATTCGATTTCGTCTCTCTCACAAACATCCTGCCCTCTCCGGCAACCTGCAACATATAGCAGACTGCAGAGCAATCGAGGTTCGCTTTTGTCTCCAActgaacgtgtgtgtgtgtgtgtttgtctgtgagGCTTTGTCTGTAACACAAAATGGACTTTCTAATTTATCACAACATAGTCAGAGGTGCAAGAGATGTGTTGGGAACTTCTACTAATTTCTATGCTTTCGCTGTTTGCATGACACTTTTATCCTTTCTTCAAGGTTGCTATTTCACTTTACCACATTCATTTTTCACAGTTTCTATCAATTGTTGTGGTTCATTGCCGCCACATGCTGAGCGGAAATTCTGAATTTGTCATCAGCGCTCATGAATTTGCCACACCCCAACTTAGTTTACCTTCaaagcaaatgtaaaaatattttcttttacatcttttactcAAAAGTAAAAATCCCCAAATGCTAAACCACAAACCAGCAAATCATAGAGTCTACAGACAAAAAGCAAACTGTCAAAGCAAAAGCCACTTCATGTACCTCTGCAAAGTGTACTTccgcaagaaaaaaaaggttagaaAATAAGGGTAAACATGCAAAACATACCTTAGTAAATCAGAGAAAGTGATGCATGGCGAACAGGAAACAATTTCACACAGTATCTCCTCCTCTACCGCACCGTGTATACCTAAATATACATGAATAGCGTGAGAGTTTTGTGTGAGCAAGGCGAaagtagcttttttttcctatgATGGTCGCTGAACAGTAGTGTtgtcagaagcagagctttttcTGACGtctttcttcctctccctccctctcagTGTGCAGATGACTCCAGCTCCAGCGTCCTTTGCCTCTATCCATGCAGCCCAGGTCCTGGGCTAGAGCTGCCCTGCCCTCCTCTGACTGTCTGTTTCTTTGCTTCTACAACAGCAATTGGAGTAACTCACAATTTATGCAGCATGTCGCTAAATTCGGAGTATGGGTCTGCCTTGTACTAGCTGGGCAACTGAAGCTTTCGTTCTGGAGCCACTGAGAAGGAAACGgcaacttttattaaacatggcAGAGGACTGTAGGGAGAGCGGTGAGATGCAGGGTGCTACATCACACACCAGCTCTGTTCTTGATTCCACAGCCAGAGAAAATGCTCAGCTGCATTGCTATGAAGTGAGGGGGTCCTTTACCGTACAGCGGAAGGTGTATTAAATCTCTCCATCACAGCACAAGCTAGATCCCAGTGCAGCTCGGTGTTGACCGTGATGAGAATATGTCTTTtgcataaaataatataatcacAAGCCCACTCAGAAAGAACATGCAGGTTGAATGCATAACAGCACACCATCTGTCTAAAGCTTGTGCACGCAAGTCTCTGCCTGTGCTGCAGCATATCACACCAAAGCCTTTCGTCCGTGCTTACGCAGTCACTGTGGTTAGGTAATGCAGAAGCAGAGAGGAGATGGCACTGACTGCTGTCGTATTGTGCAGCACAGGACAGATGTTCATCGGCGCTTTTTCAGGC encodes:
- the zbtb38 gene encoding zinc finger and BTB domain-containing protein 38, which gives rise to MDNTHPYTVLSKLNEQRSQGLFCDVTIVVEDVKFRAHKNILAACSRYFRSALTTSDTWSSSQVLELMDLKSEVFASILNFIYCSKLTSPSAEDTGGLVAAGKRLGIPFLERLAEEANRDECIKSSDSCAALVCKKTKREALRPEEIDTARGPRITNAFSITEVCPGNNPFTPLVQTDKDRQSPDVGQLPTSCPTTSCLKGSNETTHAISEHSYAVSKSTEGKESSQGDNKKVCKPAVSQSKQFIYRNTGPLKKRHKLRGILGRSILPMPAELQTDKPNMVKSAISDDVIAAPETKMTPPPLFSEAETENKMNTGLPTASDSSQMELGPPPLSPHPEDSISIYSCELCPEIFSNKALLTIHSELHKKRFVSHLFCKFCHRKFIHLKRLRNHEQMCPKAVRDPPKLDARDISGKEVDHCTDDRSDITSTVTQLPSADLSSPYTPESIHLDQPEPQESEKTVRPGGSQRRYNCSMCKRVYVTLSSLKRHENVHSWQRAYPCHYCNKVFALAEYRTKHEIWHTGERRYQCIFCLETFMTYYILKNHQKSFHGIDPSLAVKKKSANGGVKASVYPIKLYRLLPMKFRKRQYKTYSHTYSDRVERGDPSSLESNSLIPPFEHNALISHSDTTSFPLTFMATTKMVSPVMPRICIDKLPNIDQSLNSELEIRGSKGKEAEIPHTDNCDSIFSESPAGYKEDPSMQINSEHISHNLPFLNSMNTVKKLGELSASAKIVEDMTKKILQSSTENLVHNKAVGEKTETYIAKPACQGPSVDNDAIPLCQITVKIGNEAIIRRQFKGSKLFPRKKKRIRELGEEQSSSQCPPTKANSESPRLRLRPEVSASKQPETCNDNNDCDKADQLWRPYYSYKAKKKRKKLRNKHRKAMFRQYPHLFADRSAASEAHLDISSFLTEESISGGSAGLKHSLSRNCSPRAAYNCDICDSSFITETGLRAHIIGSHPYFCRTCGKQGPPGEAPTGGDYICNSCMENGSCFDDTPRSPNPEKKYRCSFCPQRFLYLATKRSHEKKHQETNEEGIKYDTFTPCSKYPTHLSEDNKNETNKTEDSNSQGAADIKRESTKGEHCPTNRSTLKIEDTIDTYQDMPYSNIKSPLLPDADSMFPLASSKVKQKVAKKRINPQHTMHLISKKQTSDGEIDSNKNNLIGPRLNSRNDQEKSCKLFRRNDSEPNDMHISIHKPEKWVCKEEPFF